From Drosophila yakuba strain Tai18E2 chromosome 2L, Prin_Dyak_Tai18E2_2.1, whole genome shotgun sequence, one genomic window encodes:
- the LOC6526896 gene encoding uncharacterized protein LOC6526896, with translation MSEPLSGPWLRFVYNGLLLASAVCSGRRMQPEEHPFAMVACVVVGFSAVFGLLRVIFASGQPEECRKLRDITSGVLELAPLPLTNMDLYMQSTGLSPIALGHAFFVLPLICDLSCSLAKDRRDCAFSDSLRNLTLLGNIVSLGFLAYVERNFLYLRMMLVMIVVKYGVVLVDSIKEDAGEDLQVCGTALFVHLLGKAVESSAK, from the coding sequence ATGAGCGAACCGCTCTCGGGTCCCTGGctgcgttttgtttacaatGGCCTGTTGCTGGCCTCGGCTGTGTGTTCCGGCCGTAGAATGCAGCCGGAGGAGCACCCCTTCGCCATGGTGGCTTGTGTTGTGGTCGGATTCTCGGCGGTTTTCGGACTGCTGCGGGTCATCTTCGCCAGCGGACAGCCGGAGGAGTGCCGGAAACTGAGGGACATAACGAGCGGAGTCCTGGAACTGGCACCTTTGCCCCTGACCAATATGGATCTCTATATGCAGTCCACCGGGCTGAGTCCCATTGCCTTGGGACATGCTTTCTTCGTGCTTCCCCTGATTTGCGATTTGAGTTGCAGTTTGGCGAAGGATCGACGAGATTGCGCCTTTAGCGACAGCTTGCGGAATCTTACGCTGCTGGGCAATATTGTGTCCCTCGGTTTTCTGGCCTATGTGGAGCGGAATTTCCTCTATCTGCGAATGATGCTGGTCATGATTGTGGTTAAGTACGGTGTGGTTCTGGTGGACAGCATCAAGGAGGACGCCGGCGAAGATTTGCAGGTCTGCGGCACCGCACTGTTTGTGCACCTGCTCGGCAAGGCAGTGGAGTCCTCCGCCAAGTGA
- the LOC6526897 gene encoding uncharacterized protein LOC6526897: MKQFHTPGAPKLVAFHGKPSEVRELQVPGRVNHRNVRICDRHNYFKNFDPLLKEAAFKVIRSDGYRSSQEKVLRLLSALKIKPSIYAVKSLSIERLICIELNCDFDVVLLALESQIYNEVIKYFTDMLV, encoded by the coding sequence ATGAAGCAATTTCACACTCCAGGCGCCCCAAAACTCGTGGCCTTTCACGGCAAGCCATCTGAAGTCAGAGAACTTCAAGTTCCTGGTCGCGTGAATCATAGGAATGTGCGCATTTGCGATCGCCACAACTACTTCAAGAACTTTGATCCACTCCTGAAGGAAGCTGCTTTCAAGGTTATCCGTTCCGATGGATACAGGAGCTCCCAGGAAAAAGTTTTGCGTCTGCTAAGTGCCTTGAAGATAAAACCGTCCATCTATGCCGTGAAATCATTATCAATAGAACGCCTGATTTGCATCGAGCTAAACTGCGACTTCGACGTGGTCCTTTTGGCACTAGAATCCCAGATTTACAACGAAGTGATCAAGTACTTCACTGATATGTTGGTTTAA
- the LOC6526898 gene encoding serine/threonine-protein phosphatase PP2A — protein MEDKATTKDLDQWIEQLNECNQLTETQVRTLCDKAKEILSKESNVQEVKCPVTVCGDVHGQFHDLMELFRIGGKSPDTNYLFMGDYVDRGYYSVETVTLLVALKVRYRERITILRGNHESRQITQVYGFYDECLRKYGNANVWKYFTDLFDYLPLTALVDGQIFCLHGGLSPSIDSLDHIRALDRLQEVPHEGPMCDLLWSDPDDRGGWGISPRGAGYTFGQDISETFNNTNGLTLVSRAHQLVMEGYNWCHDRNVVTIFSAPNYCYRCGNQAALMELDDSLKFSFLQFDPAPRRGEPHVTRRTPDYFL, from the exons ATGGAGGataaagcaacaacaaaagatcTTGATCAATGGATTGAGCAGTTGAACGAATGCAATCAGTTGACAGAGACACAAGTTCGCACACTCTGCGACAAG GCCAAGGAGATCCTCTCCAAGGAGTCCAATGTGCAGGAGGTAAAATGCCCGGTGACAGTGTGCGGAGATGTCCACGGTCAGTTTCACGACCTGATGGAGCTGTTCCGGATAGGCGGCAAGTCCCCGGACACCAACTACCTGTTCATGGGCGACTACGTGGACCGTGGATACTACTCCGTGGAGACCGTGACCCTTCTGGTGGCCCTGAAGGTTCGCTATCGCGAGCGCATCACCATCCTGCGCGGTAACCACGAGTCGCGCCAGATCACACAAGTGTACGGCTTCTACGACGAGTGCCTGCGCAAGTACGGCAATGCCAACGTTTGGAAGTACTTCACGGATCTGTTCGACTACTTGCCACTGACCGCACTTGTCGACGGGCAGATCTTCTGCCTGCACGGCGGCCTCAGTCCCTCGATCGACAGTCTGGACCACATTCGGGCCCTCGACCGCTTGCAGGAGGTTCCGCACGAAGGTCCCATGTGCGATCTGCTGTGGTCCGATCCCGATGATAGGGGTGGCTGGGGAATCTCGCCTCGAGGCGCCGGTTACACTTTTGGTCAG GACATTTCGGAAACCTTTAACAACACAAACGGCCTGACACTGGTGTCCCGCGCCCATCAGCTGGTGATGGAGGGCTACAACTGGTGTCACGATCGCAACGTGGTCACAATATTCTCAGCGCCAAACTATTGCTACCGCTGTGGCAACCAAGCGGCTCTCATGGAACTGGATGATTCacttaaattttcatt CCTACAATTTGATCCAGCACCCAGGCGCGGGGAGCCTCATGTTACGCGAAGAACACCCGATTATTTCCTTTAA
- the LOC6526899 gene encoding guanine nucleotide-binding protein subunit beta-like protein, with translation MSETLQLRGTLVGHNGWVTQIATNPKDPDTIISASRDKTLIVWKLTRDEHTNYGYPQKRLYGHSHFISDVVLSSDGNYALSGSWDQTLRLWDLAAGKTTRRFEGHTKDVLSVAFSADNRQIVSGSRDKTIKLWNTLAECKFTIQEDGHTDWVSCVRFSPNHSNPIIVSCGWDRTVKVWNLANCKLKNNHHGHNGYLNTVTVSPDGSLCTSGGKDSKALLWDLNDGKNLYTLEHNDIINALCFSPNRYWLCVAYGPSIKIWDLACKKTVEELRPEVVSPGSPGDQPQCLSLAWSTDGQTLFAGYSDNTIRVWQVSVSAH, from the exons ATGTCCGAGACCCTGCAATTGCGCGGTACCCTCGTTGGCCACAATGGATGGGTCACCCAGATCGCCACCAACCCCAAGGATCCCGACACCATCATCTCCGCCTCCCGTG ACAAGACCCTGATCGTGTGGAAGCTGACCCGCGATGAGCACACCAACTACGGTTACCCCCAGAAGCGTCTCTACGGACACTCGCACTTCATCAGCGACGTGGTGCTGTCCTCCGATGGCAACTACGCCCTGTCCGGATCCTGGGATCAGACTCTTCGCCTGTGGGATTTGGCCGCCGGCAAGACCACCCGTCGCTTCGAGGGACACACCAAG GACGTTCTGTCGGTTGCCTTCTCGGCCGATAACCGTCAGATCGTGTCCGGCTCCCGGGACAAGACCATCAAGCTGTGGAACACCCTGGCTGAGTGCAAGTTCACCATCCAGGAGGATGGCCACACCGATTGGGTGTCGTGCGTGCGCTTCTCCCCCAACCACTCCAACCCGATCATCGTGTCCTGCGGCTGGGATCGCACCGTCAAGGTCTGGAACTTGGCCAACTGCAAGTTGAAGAACAACCACCACGGCCACAACGGCTACCTGAACACCGTGACCGTCTCGCCCGACGGCTCCCTGTGCACCTCCGGTGGCAAGGACTCCAAGGCCCTGCTGTGGGACCTCAATGACGGCAAGAACCTGTACACCCTGGAGCACAACGACATCATCAACGCCCTGTGCTTCTCGCCCAACCGCTACTGGCTGTGCGTGGCCTACGGACCCTCGATCAAGATCTGGGATCTGGCATGCAAGAAGACCGTCGAGGAGCTGCGCCCCGAGGTCGTCTCTCCCGGCTCCCCTGGCGATCAGCCCCAGTGCCTGTCCCTGGCCTGGTCCACCGACGGCCAGACCCTGTTCGCCGGCTACTCCGACAACACCATCCGCGTCTGGCAGGTGTCTGTTTCGGCTCACTAA
- the LOC6526900 gene encoding protein phosphatase 1L isoform X2 codes for MDDRYRRSLRSSAEKPTSSTKVKSRNQAPAENTDSPAFPMDDELEDKVFYQTYVSHMKILSKFAVGFSSINSPLAYIWKLCRLYVLRPEVIFCGLILFVLLLYLQAVDVWSRSILGRIQATLGRQKAVKMMELSASAGDHQSWEELKQQSSAFAVLGRRPRMEDRFIIEENINNNTGISFFAVFDGHGGEFAADFAKDVLVKNIYNKIIEMSKLLKTEGLSGDYDKSPYLARKQSRKESNKENTEPTAAVMRKDSLRKAHSTTADCSAIKQKTTEASIADIYVVQLNSAMRASGNMGSAKESFLNNNNNAQNGAGNAPPPNYEAKCYIENGRINFGKLITDEIMSADYKLVEQAKRATNIAGTTALIAIVQGSKLIVANVGDSRGVMYDWRGIAIPLSFDHKPQQVRERKRIHDAGGFIAFRGVWRVAGVLATSRALGDYPLKDKNLVIATPDILTFELNDHKPHFLILASDGLWDTFSNEEACTFVQEHLKEPDFGAKSLAMESYKRGSVDNITVLVIVFKNDVYKIGSSTGRAGEESLKVPAKSQPVAPAVVQRSNSIKTK; via the exons ATGGATGACCGTTACAGAAGATCGTTAAGGAGCTCAGCAG AGAAGCCCACTTCAAGCACAAAGGTCAAG AGCAGAAATCAAGCGCCAGCAGAGAATACAGATAGCCCGGCATTTCCCATGGACGACGAACTGGAAGATAAGGTGTTCTATCAGACATACGTATCGCACATGAAAATCCTGTCCAAATTTGCGGTGGGCTTCTCGTCCATCAACTCCCCGCTGGCCTACATATGGAAGCTGTGCCGACTGTATGTCCTGCGGCCGGAGGTCATCTTCTGCGGCTTGATCCTCTTCGTCCTGTTGCTCTATTTGCAAGCGGTAGATGTGTGGAGTCGCAGCATCCTGGGACGCATTCAGGCCACCCTCGGCCGCCAGAAGGCCGTCAAGATGATGGAGCTGTCGGCCAGCGCTGGTGATCACCAGAGCTGGGAGGAGCTGAAGCAGCAGAGCTCCGCTTTCGCGGTCCTGGGAAGAAGGCCTCGCATGGAGGATAG ATTTATTATCGAGGagaacatcaacaacaacactgGCATCTCGTTCTTTGCTGTTTTTGACGGTCATGGCGGCGAGTTTGCCGCTGACTTCGCCAAGGATGTGCTGGTGAAGAACATCTACAACAAGATCATCGAGATGTCCAAGCTGCTGAAGACGGAAGGACTTTCCGGAGATTACGATAAGAGTCCCTATTTGGCGCGCAAGCAGAGTCGCAAGGAATCGAACAAGGAGAACACAGAACCAACGGCAGCGGTCATGCGAAAGGATAGTCTAAGGAAGGCCCACAGCACCACGGCGGATTGCAGCGCTATTAAACAAAAGACAACCGAGGCATCCATTGCCGACATTTACGTAGTGCAATTGAACTCGGCGATGAGGGCCAGTGGGAATATGGGATCCGCCAAGGAGTCCTTCctcaacaacaataacaatgcaCAGAACGGAGCGGGCAATGCGCCACCTCCAAACTACGAAGCCAAGTGCTACATCGAAAACGGACGTATTAACTTTGGGAAACTGATCACGGACGAGATCATGTCGGCCGACTACAAGCTTGTGGAGCAGGCCAAGAGAGCG ACCAACATTGCGGGAACCACCGCTCTAATAGCAATAGTTCAAGGCTCCAAGCTGATTGTGGCCAATGTGGGTGATTCCCGCGGCGTCATGTACGACTGGCGGGGTATCGCCATACCGCTTTCCTTCGATCACAAGCCGCAGCAGGTGCGAGAACGAAAGAGGATCCACGATGCAGGCGGATTCATCGCCTTTCGAGGCGTTTGGCGCGTGGCCGGCGTGTTGGCCACGTCACGTGCTCTGGGGGACTATCCGCTTAAAGATAAG AATCTGGTGATTGCTACGCCGGACATTTTGACCTTCGAGCTGAATGATCACAA ACCACACTTTCTGATACTGGCCTCCGATGGCCTTTGGGACACGTTCAGCAACGAGGAGGCCTGCACCTTTGTCCAGGAGCATCTGAAAGAGCCGGACTTTGGCGCCAAATCTCTTGCCATGGAGTCCTATAAACGCGGCTCCGTGGACAACATCACCGTGCTGGTGATCGTCTTCAAGAACGATGTCTACAAGATTGGGAGCTCAACGGGAAGGGCGGGAGAAGAATCCCTGAAAGTCCCAGCCAAATCTCAACCAGTTGCGCCTGCAGTTGTGCAACGCTCGAATTCaatcaaaaccaaatga
- the LOC6526900 gene encoding protein phosphatase 1L isoform X4, whose product MDDRYRRSLRSSAAVDVWSRSILGRIQATLGRQKAVKMMELSASAGDHQSWEELKQQSSAFAVLGRRPRMEDRFIIEENINNNTGISFFAVFDGHGGEFAADFAKDVLVKNIYNKIIEMSKLLKTEGLSGDYDKSPYLARKQSRKESNKENTEPTAAVMRKDSLRKAHSTTADCSAIKQKTTEASIADIYVVQLNSAMRASGNMGSAKESFLNNNNNAQNGAGNAPPPNYEAKCYIENGRINFGKLITDEIMSADYKLVEQAKRATNIAGTTALIAIVQGSKLIVANVGDSRGVMYDWRGIAIPLSFDHKPQQVRERKRIHDAGGFIAFRGVWRVAGVLATSRALGDYPLKDKNLVIATPDILTFELNDHKPHFLILASDGLWDTFSNEEACTFVQEHLKEPDFGAKSLAMESYKRGSVDNITVLVIVFKNDVYKIGSSTGRAGEESLKVPAKSQPVAPAVVQRSNSIKTK is encoded by the exons ATGGATGACCGTTACAGAAGATCGTTAAGGAGCTCAGCAG CGGTAGATGTGTGGAGTCGCAGCATCCTGGGACGCATTCAGGCCACCCTCGGCCGCCAGAAGGCCGTCAAGATGATGGAGCTGTCGGCCAGCGCTGGTGATCACCAGAGCTGGGAGGAGCTGAAGCAGCAGAGCTCCGCTTTCGCGGTCCTGGGAAGAAGGCCTCGCATGGAGGATAG ATTTATTATCGAGGagaacatcaacaacaacactgGCATCTCGTTCTTTGCTGTTTTTGACGGTCATGGCGGCGAGTTTGCCGCTGACTTCGCCAAGGATGTGCTGGTGAAGAACATCTACAACAAGATCATCGAGATGTCCAAGCTGCTGAAGACGGAAGGACTTTCCGGAGATTACGATAAGAGTCCCTATTTGGCGCGCAAGCAGAGTCGCAAGGAATCGAACAAGGAGAACACAGAACCAACGGCAGCGGTCATGCGAAAGGATAGTCTAAGGAAGGCCCACAGCACCACGGCGGATTGCAGCGCTATTAAACAAAAGACAACCGAGGCATCCATTGCCGACATTTACGTAGTGCAATTGAACTCGGCGATGAGGGCCAGTGGGAATATGGGATCCGCCAAGGAGTCCTTCctcaacaacaataacaatgcaCAGAACGGAGCGGGCAATGCGCCACCTCCAAACTACGAAGCCAAGTGCTACATCGAAAACGGACGTATTAACTTTGGGAAACTGATCACGGACGAGATCATGTCGGCCGACTACAAGCTTGTGGAGCAGGCCAAGAGAGCG ACCAACATTGCGGGAACCACCGCTCTAATAGCAATAGTTCAAGGCTCCAAGCTGATTGTGGCCAATGTGGGTGATTCCCGCGGCGTCATGTACGACTGGCGGGGTATCGCCATACCGCTTTCCTTCGATCACAAGCCGCAGCAGGTGCGAGAACGAAAGAGGATCCACGATGCAGGCGGATTCATCGCCTTTCGAGGCGTTTGGCGCGTGGCCGGCGTGTTGGCCACGTCACGTGCTCTGGGGGACTATCCGCTTAAAGATAAG AATCTGGTGATTGCTACGCCGGACATTTTGACCTTCGAGCTGAATGATCACAA ACCACACTTTCTGATACTGGCCTCCGATGGCCTTTGGGACACGTTCAGCAACGAGGAGGCCTGCACCTTTGTCCAGGAGCATCTGAAAGAGCCGGACTTTGGCGCCAAATCTCTTGCCATGGAGTCCTATAAACGCGGCTCCGTGGACAACATCACCGTGCTGGTGATCGTCTTCAAGAACGATGTCTACAAGATTGGGAGCTCAACGGGAAGGGCGGGAGAAGAATCCCTGAAAGTCCCAGCCAAATCTCAACCAGTTGCGCCTGCAGTTGTGCAACGCTCGAATTCaatcaaaaccaaatga
- the LOC6526900 gene encoding protein phosphatase 1L isoform X1 yields the protein MDDRYRRSLRSSAVAEKPTSSTKVKSRNQAPAENTDSPAFPMDDELEDKVFYQTYVSHMKILSKFAVGFSSINSPLAYIWKLCRLYVLRPEVIFCGLILFVLLLYLQAVDVWSRSILGRIQATLGRQKAVKMMELSASAGDHQSWEELKQQSSAFAVLGRRPRMEDRFIIEENINNNTGISFFAVFDGHGGEFAADFAKDVLVKNIYNKIIEMSKLLKTEGLSGDYDKSPYLARKQSRKESNKENTEPTAAVMRKDSLRKAHSTTADCSAIKQKTTEASIADIYVVQLNSAMRASGNMGSAKESFLNNNNNAQNGAGNAPPPNYEAKCYIENGRINFGKLITDEIMSADYKLVEQAKRATNIAGTTALIAIVQGSKLIVANVGDSRGVMYDWRGIAIPLSFDHKPQQVRERKRIHDAGGFIAFRGVWRVAGVLATSRALGDYPLKDKNLVIATPDILTFELNDHKPHFLILASDGLWDTFSNEEACTFVQEHLKEPDFGAKSLAMESYKRGSVDNITVLVIVFKNDVYKIGSSTGRAGEESLKVPAKSQPVAPAVVQRSNSIKTK from the exons ATGGATGACCGTTACAGAAGATCGTTAAGGAGCTCAGCAG TTGCAGAGAAGCCCACTTCAAGCACAAAGGTCAAG AGCAGAAATCAAGCGCCAGCAGAGAATACAGATAGCCCGGCATTTCCCATGGACGACGAACTGGAAGATAAGGTGTTCTATCAGACATACGTATCGCACATGAAAATCCTGTCCAAATTTGCGGTGGGCTTCTCGTCCATCAACTCCCCGCTGGCCTACATATGGAAGCTGTGCCGACTGTATGTCCTGCGGCCGGAGGTCATCTTCTGCGGCTTGATCCTCTTCGTCCTGTTGCTCTATTTGCAAGCGGTAGATGTGTGGAGTCGCAGCATCCTGGGACGCATTCAGGCCACCCTCGGCCGCCAGAAGGCCGTCAAGATGATGGAGCTGTCGGCCAGCGCTGGTGATCACCAGAGCTGGGAGGAGCTGAAGCAGCAGAGCTCCGCTTTCGCGGTCCTGGGAAGAAGGCCTCGCATGGAGGATAG ATTTATTATCGAGGagaacatcaacaacaacactgGCATCTCGTTCTTTGCTGTTTTTGACGGTCATGGCGGCGAGTTTGCCGCTGACTTCGCCAAGGATGTGCTGGTGAAGAACATCTACAACAAGATCATCGAGATGTCCAAGCTGCTGAAGACGGAAGGACTTTCCGGAGATTACGATAAGAGTCCCTATTTGGCGCGCAAGCAGAGTCGCAAGGAATCGAACAAGGAGAACACAGAACCAACGGCAGCGGTCATGCGAAAGGATAGTCTAAGGAAGGCCCACAGCACCACGGCGGATTGCAGCGCTATTAAACAAAAGACAACCGAGGCATCCATTGCCGACATTTACGTAGTGCAATTGAACTCGGCGATGAGGGCCAGTGGGAATATGGGATCCGCCAAGGAGTCCTTCctcaacaacaataacaatgcaCAGAACGGAGCGGGCAATGCGCCACCTCCAAACTACGAAGCCAAGTGCTACATCGAAAACGGACGTATTAACTTTGGGAAACTGATCACGGACGAGATCATGTCGGCCGACTACAAGCTTGTGGAGCAGGCCAAGAGAGCG ACCAACATTGCGGGAACCACCGCTCTAATAGCAATAGTTCAAGGCTCCAAGCTGATTGTGGCCAATGTGGGTGATTCCCGCGGCGTCATGTACGACTGGCGGGGTATCGCCATACCGCTTTCCTTCGATCACAAGCCGCAGCAGGTGCGAGAACGAAAGAGGATCCACGATGCAGGCGGATTCATCGCCTTTCGAGGCGTTTGGCGCGTGGCCGGCGTGTTGGCCACGTCACGTGCTCTGGGGGACTATCCGCTTAAAGATAAG AATCTGGTGATTGCTACGCCGGACATTTTGACCTTCGAGCTGAATGATCACAA ACCACACTTTCTGATACTGGCCTCCGATGGCCTTTGGGACACGTTCAGCAACGAGGAGGCCTGCACCTTTGTCCAGGAGCATCTGAAAGAGCCGGACTTTGGCGCCAAATCTCTTGCCATGGAGTCCTATAAACGCGGCTCCGTGGACAACATCACCGTGCTGGTGATCGTCTTCAAGAACGATGTCTACAAGATTGGGAGCTCAACGGGAAGGGCGGGAGAAGAATCCCTGAAAGTCCCAGCCAAATCTCAACCAGTTGCGCCTGCAGTTGTGCAACGCTCGAATTCaatcaaaaccaaatga
- the LOC6526900 gene encoding protein phosphatase 1L isoform X3, which yields MDDELEDKVFYQTYVSHMKILSKFAVGFSSINSPLAYIWKLCRLYVLRPEVIFCGLILFVLLLYLQAVDVWSRSILGRIQATLGRQKAVKMMELSASAGDHQSWEELKQQSSAFAVLGRRPRMEDRFIIEENINNNTGISFFAVFDGHGGEFAADFAKDVLVKNIYNKIIEMSKLLKTEGLSGDYDKSPYLARKQSRKESNKENTEPTAAVMRKDSLRKAHSTTADCSAIKQKTTEASIADIYVVQLNSAMRASGNMGSAKESFLNNNNNAQNGAGNAPPPNYEAKCYIENGRINFGKLITDEIMSADYKLVEQAKRATNIAGTTALIAIVQGSKLIVANVGDSRGVMYDWRGIAIPLSFDHKPQQVRERKRIHDAGGFIAFRGVWRVAGVLATSRALGDYPLKDKNLVIATPDILTFELNDHKPHFLILASDGLWDTFSNEEACTFVQEHLKEPDFGAKSLAMESYKRGSVDNITVLVIVFKNDVYKIGSSTGRAGEESLKVPAKSQPVAPAVVQRSNSIKTK from the exons ATGGACGACGAACTGGAAGATAAGGTGTTCTATCAGACATACGTATCGCACATGAAAATCCTGTCCAAATTTGCGGTGGGCTTCTCGTCCATCAACTCCCCGCTGGCCTACATATGGAAGCTGTGCCGACTGTATGTCCTGCGGCCGGAGGTCATCTTCTGCGGCTTGATCCTCTTCGTCCTGTTGCTCTATTTGCAAGCGGTAGATGTGTGGAGTCGCAGCATCCTGGGACGCATTCAGGCCACCCTCGGCCGCCAGAAGGCCGTCAAGATGATGGAGCTGTCGGCCAGCGCTGGTGATCACCAGAGCTGGGAGGAGCTGAAGCAGCAGAGCTCCGCTTTCGCGGTCCTGGGAAGAAGGCCTCGCATGGAGGATAG ATTTATTATCGAGGagaacatcaacaacaacactgGCATCTCGTTCTTTGCTGTTTTTGACGGTCATGGCGGCGAGTTTGCCGCTGACTTCGCCAAGGATGTGCTGGTGAAGAACATCTACAACAAGATCATCGAGATGTCCAAGCTGCTGAAGACGGAAGGACTTTCCGGAGATTACGATAAGAGTCCCTATTTGGCGCGCAAGCAGAGTCGCAAGGAATCGAACAAGGAGAACACAGAACCAACGGCAGCGGTCATGCGAAAGGATAGTCTAAGGAAGGCCCACAGCACCACGGCGGATTGCAGCGCTATTAAACAAAAGACAACCGAGGCATCCATTGCCGACATTTACGTAGTGCAATTGAACTCGGCGATGAGGGCCAGTGGGAATATGGGATCCGCCAAGGAGTCCTTCctcaacaacaataacaatgcaCAGAACGGAGCGGGCAATGCGCCACCTCCAAACTACGAAGCCAAGTGCTACATCGAAAACGGACGTATTAACTTTGGGAAACTGATCACGGACGAGATCATGTCGGCCGACTACAAGCTTGTGGAGCAGGCCAAGAGAGCG ACCAACATTGCGGGAACCACCGCTCTAATAGCAATAGTTCAAGGCTCCAAGCTGATTGTGGCCAATGTGGGTGATTCCCGCGGCGTCATGTACGACTGGCGGGGTATCGCCATACCGCTTTCCTTCGATCACAAGCCGCAGCAGGTGCGAGAACGAAAGAGGATCCACGATGCAGGCGGATTCATCGCCTTTCGAGGCGTTTGGCGCGTGGCCGGCGTGTTGGCCACGTCACGTGCTCTGGGGGACTATCCGCTTAAAGATAAG AATCTGGTGATTGCTACGCCGGACATTTTGACCTTCGAGCTGAATGATCACAA ACCACACTTTCTGATACTGGCCTCCGATGGCCTTTGGGACACGTTCAGCAACGAGGAGGCCTGCACCTTTGTCCAGGAGCATCTGAAAGAGCCGGACTTTGGCGCCAAATCTCTTGCCATGGAGTCCTATAAACGCGGCTCCGTGGACAACATCACCGTGCTGGTGATCGTCTTCAAGAACGATGTCTACAAGATTGGGAGCTCAACGGGAAGGGCGGGAGAAGAATCCCTGAAAGTCCCAGCCAAATCTCAACCAGTTGCGCCTGCAGTTGTGCAACGCTCGAATTCaatcaaaaccaaatga